The Cytobacillus sp. NJ13 sequence TATCATCCGGATCGATTGATTCCTTGCCGCATGGCGGTTACGTTGTGACAACCATCCGTGCAATCTGCGGTGAATCCCATAAGGATGCCTATCCGGCATTTGGTGCATTAACAGTCATTGTGCCAATACTGGGTGTTATATTAGCGGTCATTTTATTCTCGATTTTCTAAATGGCTTTAGCAGAAAGACAGAGGGGTTTAGGCTCTCTGTCTTTTTTAAAAAGAAATATTTGGAACTGCCATAGTCTTTGCTGCAGCACCGATGAGTTACTTAGCTGTTGTGGATATGCCATATGAGCGATGGGTAAAATTTATTTGGAAGCTTATCATAGGGTGGCTGATGATTGGTGCACTAGCATTAGTTGCGGCTGTGCTGATAGGGGTTCAGTAAGCGCGTAATAAAAGGGAGACACCATAATATCCGGGTCTCCCTTCATCTTTATTTTCCAGCCCCAGGCCCAATTCTTCGAATGGCAGTTGCTGATTTGGCCGAATCTGTTTCAGATGCAGTGGTAAATGTAAGGTTGGTCGGTACCGGCTTGGTATTTGGAATTTTTACGTAGACCGGAACTTCCACCGTTTCCCCAGCTTGTACCTCAATCACGTTATTCTCAAGCATTAGCTCCCATCCAGCATCTGTTTTAGCATTAAGGCGGAAGAGATCTGCAGATTCACCTGTATTGGTTACCTTGAAGTAATAGGCTGCGACCTTGCCGGGAGCGGCAAACTCGGTCTTGCCTTTCTGGGCTGCAACTCCTCGGGTGAAGGAACTGGAACCATCCATATTTCTGACAGCTACCCGGTAAGAGAGTGCACCTTCGTCATCCAGTTTCTTTTTTAAAATATAGAAATGAAGCCGGTTGTGCTCGTCCTTATATTCGCTCACAACGCCCTCTGCTGTACCTGCTTTGAAAAGGGAATCGGAAAGCTGCCGGTAATCCCCTTTTGAGTACATGGCTTCTGTGCCATCTGGACGCTTAAAATCGACCTGGTTAATATCTTCTGAATGAGAGTCGATGACCCAAATGTTTGGTGCTGCTTCTGTATTTTTTGTTTTGGCAAGAAGGACACCGGAATCAGGAGTAAAGGAGTCGAACCCTACACGATCTACAACTTCTACCGTATAGTTGTTGTACCACTTTTCCCCGCGCTGCATATCTGCACGCCAATCATCTTCCAGAGAGTTCTTTGGCGTTAAGTCCTCCATGCTGATGTTTATGCCGTGAAGCCCGCTGCGGCCAAATTCTTCTCCAGCCGGAACGGCCCGTGCCAGGATATCAGCAAACACAGGTCCAGATTCAGCCAAGTCTTCGCGGCTGATGTTCAGGTACTGGTCTTCAGATAAAAACCCTTGTTTGATTTTGTTGCGGAGCATATGGTGTGATGGTGCAGATCCACCCAGGGTAGGAAGTACCATCCATCTTGTATGCGGTCCCGCAGGCCCATTGAAGCTCCCGCGGCTCATTAATTCCCATGGTCCGGAATAGGAGCGGGAAACAGGCTTTCCGTAAGGGTTATTGTAATTATCTCCGAGGTTCATAATATGTCCAAACTCATGAGCGAACGTGCCCATTCCATCATTTTCACCTTGGATTGAGACACCACGGCTTGCGCTGGACCAGATGCTTTTTGCTGCAAGCCAGGAAGTCCATGGTACATAGCGTGTATTAGCGGAATTAGGGAACCCTTCGAATGGAGGGCCGAATTCTTTTGATACATCCTCTGCCGTCTGGAACATCATTTCTCCAAATTCCTGCCAGACACCTGATTCGTCATAGCCGGCATGGAGGATAAAGGTAAAGTCGTACTCTTTGCCGGAAGCATCGATGTCAGCTTGTGCTTTAGCAGTGGCTTCTGCTCTTAAATTTTTTCCAGCGTATTCACCCGGCATATTTCCCTGCTGTCCGAATTCATTTAAACCATACTGAAATTCATTGAAATCCATACGGTAGGTGCCAAAGGAATCCAGCTCCACTGCCCATTTTCCGTATGAATTTTCTCTCCAATATTCATTAATCGTCCGATAGTTATTCAGAGGCTGCGGCTTATTCAGAAAGTCCACCCAAAATTGGCCGATTTCATCACGGGGAATGCTGCCGGTACCAATTGGGTTCCCTGCTATTTCAGATCCCTCTGGCTGGCTTAAAATAAATTCCCGGTCCGGAAAGTCGACAATGACAAGTGCTCCCTTCAGCACTCTTTCCGGCTCAATATCGGTGCTGTTCCAATTGATGCCGGGAATGGGACGGTAATCTTCCCAAGTCATATCCTCGGGCAGAACCCATGATTCCCTATCTTCAGGTTCTGGGAAGTCTTCAAGACCTGGCTTTTCTGCGTATGCAGCAGAAGAAACGGTTATCATAAATAAAGTTACTAGCAAAACAAAAGATTTCTTTAATTGCCTCAACTCTTTCGCCTCCCTAAATCTAGTATTCTGGTAAATTATACAATTAAATTTCGGGTATAAAAATATAAAATATTTAAAATATTCAAAAATGATATAGAAGTCATAGGTAGTAGGATCTGTCTGTACCTCCTGATTAGAATAAACTTTTTCGTTTTCACCCTGCTTAAGTTCTCCCCATTGGATGATCGCCTATGATTCTAGTTGAGAGATAAGTATCTGAATGACGTTAAATATTCATTTTGGCTGATAGAATCAAAATTTAAGCCCAATCTAAATACCCGAATGACTGATAAATCTCGCATATTACATTCTCAAGTGGCAATCCAACTTACTGCAATGAAATAGTGTTATAATTTAGAAAATTACGACTGACGGAGGCTTTGAAATGCCTGAATCTATGTCTTTACAGAATGACGAACAATTTCACGTAAAAAACTGGATGACACCCAGCCCTTTTTGTATTCAGCCCGGGCAAACATTGGCAGAAGCTTCAAAAAAGATGGTGAATCTTCACCTGGAAAGCCTGCCTGTACTGGATGAGACGAATGGGTTAGTCGGTATGATTACATCAAGAAAGCTGCTTAACTATTTTGCCCAGGGCAACTCAGGCGACGACTTAATTGGCAGTATTCCCAAATCAAATCTGGCTGTTGTCCGGCCAGACGATTCCATCCTTGATATTTTGTCGCTTCCATATGATCAGCTTCCTGTCATAGGTGAAGATGGCACATTGCTTGGCATCCTAACAACCCGGGATATCCTTGACGGGCTCTCCAAATACATGCATAAGCTGAGACAGCAGCATAATGCTAATGGTGCCCTGGGCGCCATTTTGGAAAGTGCCTATGAGGGGATAGCGGTTGTTGATGAAAACGGCATCCTGCAGGAATTCAATGAAGCGTACAGCCGTTTTACCGGGATTAAACGGGAGGATGCGATTGGCAGGCATGTGACAGAGGTAATTGATAACACCCATCTTCATGAGACGGTAAAGACCGGAATTGCCGAACGCGGAGTTCTTCAGAACATCCAGGGACATGACATGGTAGTGCACCGGATTCCGCTCTGGAAGGAAGGCAGGATTGCCGGGGCCATTGGAATGCTGATTTTTGAGGGAGTAACCGAAGTATATAAAATCTATGAAAAGCTGCAGGAAAATCAAAATGCTAAGCCGGATCTTTTCACGAAGAAAAAGGAAAGCGATAGCCGGATTACGCTTGATCAGATCATTGGGACAAGTGAGGGGATCACGGATGTAAAGCGGCTGGCACGGAAGGCGGCAAGGACAGCGGCTACTGTTCTGATTACGGGTGAAAGCGGGACGGGAAAAGAGATGTTCGCAAAGAGCATCCACCACCTCAGCCCTTTTTCGACTGGCCCTTTCATTAGCGTTAACTGCGGGGCGATTCCGGAGCATTTATTCGAATCCGAGCTGTTTGGCTATGAAGAAGGAGCATTTACTGGTGCGAAAAAAGGCGGCAAGCCTGGGAAATTTGAGCTTGCAGACAACGGTACTATTTTTCTCGATGAAATCGGGGAGATGCCTCTTGTCATGCAGACCAAGCTGCTGCGGGTTCTGCAGGAAAAAGAAGCCGAACGAGTCGGCAGTGTGAAGAAGTATCAGATCAATGTCAGAGTGATCGCTGCGACGAACCGTGACCTTATGCAAATGATCGAAAACGGGGAATTCCGGGAGGATCTATACTACCGGCTGAACATTATCCAGCTTCACATCCCGCCGCTGCGCGAACGGAAAAAGGATATCCCCATCCTGCTGGTCCATTATCTGAAAGAGATTTGTGAGAGGTATCAGGTACCCGGAAAAATATTCACTTCTGAAGCGGTGAATGCATTTGTACAGCATCCATGGAGGGGGAATATTCGCGAGATGGTCAATACGGTGGAGCAGCTGGTAACGCTGGTGGATGGGAAGGTCATTGACAATCATCATTTGCCGGAGATGTTAAAAAGGACTGAACCTTTTATGAAAGAAGGGAAAGAACCCTCATTAGCTGCCGGATCTATAGAAGAAGCCAGGTTTCTGGGAAACCAAAGAGAAGCGGAATTGATTCTTGATGCCTTAAGAAAGGCGGGCGGGAATAAATCGAAGGCAGCTGATTTACTTGGGATTCATCGGACAACCCTCTACCAAAAGCTTAAAAAACATGGAATAACATGAATGCAGTGTAGTGATTTCGCTACAAAAAATCTACAGCTGTAGTGTAGTGGCTACGCTTTTGCGGACATGAGACACTGATTTTTACCGGGTTTCATAGTTGGCACGCTCCTTGCAAGTATAGAAGTAACAGAACAAAAGGGGTGGAATGTTCAATGGAGAAACCAGCAGTTTTCCGGGTGCCGGAAGCGATCTTTTATGGAAGGGGATCTTCCGAAAAAGTTGGGGCTGAAGCGGCGCTTAGAGGGAAAAAAGCATTAATAATCAGTGACAAAATAATGGATCAGCTTGGTTATGTAAGCGAATGCAGAACCTTTCTTCAGGAAGCCGGAGTAAAAAGCGAGGTATACCTTGGGGTAGCATCTGAACCAACTGATGAGTATGTGGCAGAAGCATTGGCGCTTTTTCAGGAAGAACAATGTGACCTCGTCATCTCAGTAGGGGGCGGCAGCTGTATTGATACGGCGAAAGCCATCGCCGTTCTCGCAGCGAATGGCGGCTATATCGGCGATTATATGGGGGGAAAGAAACTGGCCCAGAATGCGCCTGTACCTCACATTGCCATTCCGACAACAGCTGGGACAGGCTCTGAGGCAACAGATGTAACAGTCATCACGAACTCATCCAATGATGTAAAAATGATGATCAAGCAGCCTGCCTTCATGCCGAGTGTGGCGATTGTAGATCCTTTGCTCACGATATCTTCACCGAAGAATGTTACATCTGCAACAGGGGTGGATGCATTAAGCCATGCCATTGAAGCCTATCTGTCCAAAAAAGCACATCCGATGACCGATACGATGGCTATATCGGCTATGAGATTAATTGTGGAAAATATTTTAACCGCTTACAACGAGGGGCAAAATATCGATGCCCGTGAGGCAATGAGCCTTGGATCTCTCCAGGCGGGTATGGCGTTTTCTAATGCATCCGTATGTCTAGTGCACGGAATGAGCCGTCCGATTGGAGCTTTATTCCATGTGCCGCATGGAATCTCGAATGCCATGCTTTTGCCGGCCGTATTGGAATTCAGCCAGGAAGCATGTGTGGATCGCCTGGCAGATATCGGAAGAATTTTTCAGCCTGAAAATGAAAGCCTTACCAGAGAAAAAGCAGCTGAAATCGCTGTTCAATCTGTTAAGAATTTGTGTTTGAAATTAAATATTCCTAATTTAAGAGGATGGGGAATTGACGAAGAAGCTTTTAAGGCTGCGGTAGGAAAAATGGCAACAGATGCGATAGACAGCGGCAGCCCTGGCAACAATCCAAGAGTCCCGACTCAGAGCGAGCTGGAAGAGTTATACCATGTTTGCTATGAATATCAGTTTTCCTCTGAAACAGAGAAAGTATAACAGGGGGGACATTCAGATGATTGGAATTCTGGGGTTAATCGCTTCACTGATTCTATTAATGTATTTAACAATGAAAGGCGTAAATATAATTATTGCCGCCATCATCAGCGCAGTTGTGGTTGCTCTTACAGGAGGACTTAACCTTGAGACTGCCCTGACAGAGCATTATATGACAGGCTTTACAAATTATTTTTACTCCTGGTTCCTAATCTTCCTGCTTGGGGCAGTTTTCGGGAAAATTATGCAGGTAACCAAGGCGGCTGACAGTATTGCGAATTGGGTTAAGGATACACTGGGCCCATCCAGAGCTGTATTTGCTGTCGTGGCCGCAGCAGCGATTATGACCTATGGCGGCGTCAGCTTGTTTGTCGTAGGCTTCGCAGTGTACCCAATTGCGGTTTCACTATTTAAAGTGGCCAATCTGCCGCATCGTTTTATCCCGGCCGCTTTGGTGTTCGGTTCGATTTCGTTTACGATGACAGCACCGGGATCGCCGGAAATCCAAAACTTGATTCCAACTGAGTTTTTCGGAACAAAGCCGACTGCGGGTGGAATCATTGGAGTGTTAATGGCATTAATCATAATGATAACAGGCGGTATTTTACTAAGCCGAATGGTGAAAAAGGCGGTTCAAAATGGAGAGGTATTTTCTTTGCCGAATCAGCCGTCCAATGCTGCAAATGAGTCGGCGGCTGCTCTGGAAGCGGAGCTGTCCATGCAAAGGCCTGATGCTGCTCCTCCAGGGAAGGACTTCCCGCATGTTTTGATGGCGATATTGCCGCTGGCTTCCGTTATTGCCATTTTAAACACAGCAGCCAACTTTACTTCGTCGACGGCTGCCGCTTTAATTTCCCTGACGAGCGGAATCATTTTGGCATGTGTACTGATGATTAAATATCTGGTTGGATTTTGGGAGGCTTTGGCAAAAGGTGCCCAGGATGCTTTAGTCGCCGCGGCTAATACGTGTGCGGTTGTGGGCTTCGGAAGTGTTGCCGCCCAGGTTGCTGCCTTTGATACATTCGTCGATGCTCTGGTCAATATTCCGGGACCTCCCTTAATGGGACTGGCGATAGCCGTTACACTGATTTGCGGGATTACAGGTTCGGCTTCAGGCGGTTTGGGGATTGCCCTTCCGATTCTGGCGCCTATGTATATGGCCCAAGGCCTGGATCCTGGCGCGATGCACAGGATTTCAGCACTGGCTTCGGGCGGCCTGGATTCACTTCCGCATAATGGCTATGTCGTTACGACGATCCGGGCGATATGCGGGGAAACCCATAAACGCGCCTATTGGCCAATTTTCATCTTGAGTGCAGCGATGCCAACGGCTGTATTATTCCTGGCAGTGATCTTATATTCGATTTTTTAAAAGTTTGGGTGACTGATAGATTTCTAATTTTGAAAGGAGTTTTTACTTATGACAGCGACAACAACAAAGGTATTAAAGAACTTTATCAACGGAGAATGGGTAGATGCAAACACAGATAAATTCGAAGTGGTGCCAAACCCTGCAACGGGCGAGGAGCTTGCGCGCACACCGATTTCCACACGAGAAGATGTCGATAAAGCTGTTCAGGCTGCGAAAGAAGCGTTTAAAACCTGGAGCAAAACTCCTGTTCCAAAGAGAGCCAGAACTCTGTTTAAATATCAGCAGCTTTTAGTAGAAAACTGGGATGAGCTGGCAAAGCTGATTACACAGGAAAACGGCAAGAACTATAAAGAAGCATACGGTGAGGTTCAGCGCGGAATTGAGTGTGTGGAATTTGCTGCAGGAGCGCCATCTCTTATGATGGGTAAGCAGCTTCCTGACATTGCGACGAATATAGAATCGGGCATGTACCGCTACCCGGTTGGCGTCATCGGCGGCATCACGCCTTTCAACTTCCCGATGATGGTTCCCTGCTGGATGTTCCCGCTTGCGATTGCGTGCGGTAACACATTTGTGTTAAAGCCATCTGAAAGAACGCCAATCCTGGCAAATCGCCTGGCTGAACTATTCACCGAAGCCGGCCTTCCGGCTGGTGTATTCAATATTGTTCATGGTGCTCATGACGTGGTAAACAGCTTAATCGATCATAAAGATGTTCCGGCGATTTCATTCGTTGGCTCCCAGCCTGTTGCTGAGTATATCTACAAATCTGCGACTGCAAACGGCAAACGTGTTCAGGCACTAGCCGGTGCTAAGAACCACTCGATCGTGATGCCTGATGCAGACCTTGATGGCGCGGTTAAAGAAATTATTGCTGCTGCATACGGATCAGCAGGCGAAAGATGCATGGCCTGCTCTGTAGTAGTAGCTGTGGATTCCGTTGCCGACGAGCTGGTAGCGAAATTGAATGAGCAGGCGGGCCAGCTGACAATTGGGAACGGAATGGATGAAGATGTATTCCTTGGACCAGTCATCCGCCAGGAAAACAAGGAGCGCACAAGCGGCTATATTGAAATTGGCGAAAAAGAAGGAGCAACCCTTGTCCGTGATGGCCGCAAAGATGAAGCCTTCTACGAAAATGGATACTTCATCGGACCAACGATTTTTGATCATGTTGACCCATCAATGAAAATCTGGAAAGAAGAAATCTTCGCACCGGTACTTTCTGTTGTGCGTGTAAAAAATCTTGAAGAAGCGATCGAGCTTACGAACAAATCAGACTTCGGAAATGGCGCATGCCTATTCACTGACAGCGGAAGCAGCGTCCGCTACTTCAGAGAAAACATCGAGGTCGGCATGCTCGGCGTTAACATCGGTGTACCGGCGCCAATGGCCTTCTTCCCATTCTCCGGATGGAAAAATTCGTTCTACGGAGACCTTCACGCAAACGGAACAGATGGAGTGGAATTCTATACGAGGAGAAAGATGCTGACGGCACGCTGGTAAAAATAAGAGAGAAGAGGCACCTGCAATGCAAGTGCCTCTTTAGTTAGATACATAGTTTTCTATTAAAAAGAAACAGCCTGCTATTCGCAGGCTGCTTTCATTTATGTCAAGCCAGAATTTGCTCTTTAATTTTGTCAAACATGGCTTCTTTCCCAATGCCTGTCAATAATGGGACACCATCAATGACTTTGCTTTTAATGTTATCCGGAACAAGTGTAGTGGAAACGATGATATCATACTCATCAATCCGGCCGAGTTCCTCACTGATCTTAGATTGATATAACTTTACTTTCGTTTGCAGGTTGTTTTCTTCCAGCCAGGACTTTACTTTACCAGTTACAATTGTTGAAGTAGCAATTCCTGTTCCACACATAATCAATAATTTTTTCATTTTTCCTCACCCTTTTAGATAGTATTGTTGGTTTTTTCGTTTTGGCCATACGATGTTTTATAGAAATCATTACATTGAAGAACAATATCTCTGCTTAGTGGCGCGAGATCAGGCTCATGCAATGTGGCATAATGTGCATATTCTGCCGTTTCTTCCAGCAGTACAGCTGCCTTTAATGCGTCTTCAATTTCTTTTCCTACCGTAAAGACTCCATGATTGCGAAGCAGCACAGCAGGCAAATCACCAATGTGGTCAATAATTTGTTTGCCGATTTCATCTTCGCCAATCGCTGCAAAATCAGAACAGGGGACACATTCTTTGAACATATTGGCAGCTGTTGTAGTATACGATGGTATCCCTAAACCACGAATGGCAAAGCTGGTTGCAAACGGTGAATGCGTATGGACAATGCTATGAATATCATCACGGTTCCGATAAACAAACAAGTGACTGGCAGTATCTACTGATGGCTTTAGTCTCCCTTCCACAACATTCCCATCCAGATCAAGCACAACCATATCCTCTGGCTTTAGAACATCAAAGTGAACCCCACTCGGCTTAATAATTACTTTATTACTCTCTTTGTCTCGATAACTGACATTTCCGCTGGTCCATTTGACAAGTTGCAAGTCTTTTAATGCCTTATTGGCATCACAGACTAATTGTTTCCAAACCTGGTACATATTGATCACCTTCTTCAATGAGGGATATTTTTATAAACTGACTCCTGTATCATTATTAAGTTTAGCCTCACGTTTGGGCTTGATTTTATTTAGATAAATTAAACCTCCAAAGGCGACTAAACCAATAAGCGTAATTCCTGTCCAGCTGAGCACCTTAGCTAGGCCAACAAAGATAAAAGTCGTCCATACAGCTCCATCAACGAGTGCTGAAATACTGGAATTCCCAGCCATATCAAAATTCGCCGCTATGGCGGCATCGGTGATTAAAGGAGCAGCCCAAGAGGCGATAAGCAGACCTACTGCCATATAAAGTGTTCCAGCGACAACAGTTCTGATAATATTTCCTCTGAATACTGGCGTCATTAAACAAACTAAGAATGGAATGGTTGCTAAATCACCAAACGGCAAGACTGTATTTCCAGGCAGAATTACCGCTAAAAACAGTGTTATTGGCACAATAATTAATGATGCAGATAAAACGGCGGGATGACCTACCGATAATGCACTATCCATACCGATATAAAGGTCACGTCCCGGCATGCGCTTTCTGACAAAGTCGCTTGCTGCTTCAGAGATCGGTGCAAGACCCTCCATAAGCAGTGAAACCATGCGGGGCATTAACATCATTACTGCACCGGTTTGTACCGCAAGCTGCATAACCTCTTTAACACTATACCCTGCCAAGAATCCAATCACGATACCGATTAACACACCCATTACAGTCGAATCACCAAAGATCCCTAATCTTTTTTGAATGGTTTCAGGATTAGCTTCTAATTTATTAAAGCCGGGAATTCGGTCAAACACCCAGTTTAATGGCTTTGCGACAAGGTAAGATGGTGCCGATGCTCCGTGCGGGAAAGTGATTTTTGGGAAACCATAGAACTTTTCAATATCTTTTGCAATCAAATCCCCTAAGAAGAAGATCACAACTAAATGAATGGCAATTGTATATAATCCAAGAGCGAAATTTCCCGTCAAAGCATATACAAGAGAGCCTGTGAAAGCACAGTGCCAGTAATCCCAGATATCAACGTCCAATGTTTTTGTCAGGCCGGTAATCAGCAAGACCACATTGAGGCCAATTCCCAAAGGGATTGCCAAACTTCCTAAAGCGGTCCCATAAGAAATAGCAGCGGCAGCAGGCCATCCTACATCAATTGTGTCAAGCTGGAAACCAAAATTATCCACCATGGCTTTTGCCGCAGGTCCTAAGCTGCTTGTTAACAGCCCAATTACAAGATTTAACCCAATAAAGCCAATACCAACCGTTAGACCAGCTTTAAAAGCTTTTGAAGGCTTTGTTCCTAAAACAATCCCAAAGATAAACAAAAGAATTGGAAGCATTACACTGGCACCAAGATCAACAAACCATTGTAGAACCGACATTTTAAATCCCCCTTTTTCTTCTATTATTTAAAATGATTATTCCAGGCCAATTTTCTTTAATAAATCTCCAAATTCATTTTGGGTTTTGCAGTTAGAAAATTTAGATAATAAAGTGTGGTCTTGGATAATCTCCATCAGGTGCTGCAGCATTGTCAGCTGATCCGCTGGATTCTTTAAAGCCAGCATAAAGATCAGAGAGACATCTATCTCTTTTTGTTCGCTATTACCCATGACAAGGAACTTCACTGGATTCTTAAGAGACGCAAAAGCAATTTGCGGACTTATGACTTTATCAGCATCTGTATGAGGAATTGCCACCCCGAATGGTTCGACCGCTAAACCAGTTGGAAAGGACTCCTCACGTTCTATAATTCCTTGTTCAAAAGAAGCAGCCACTAAGTTTGCAGACCGCAGGGAATTTACCATTTGCCGCAATGCATCCTGACGGTCGCATGCTTCTAAGTCAAATAAAGTAATTTTCTTATCAAAAAACATTTTACTTCCTCCTGCCCATTCAACTTCCATTTATAGCAAACCAGGCATCAGCAGCGTCTTTCGCTTCTAATAACCTTTCCATCTTAACCGTATCCTCAGTTAGCTCAGCTAATTGGGATAATGCTTTTAGATGCTTGTTCTGGTTATAAATGGCGAGTGGTGTAACAATGGATACC is a genomic window containing:
- a CDS encoding M6 family metalloprotease domain-containing protein; protein product: MRQLKKSFVLLVTLFMITVSSAAYAEKPGLEDFPEPEDRESWVLPEDMTWEDYRPIPGINWNSTDIEPERVLKGALVIVDFPDREFILSQPEGSEIAGNPIGTGSIPRDEIGQFWVDFLNKPQPLNNYRTINEYWRENSYGKWAVELDSFGTYRMDFNEFQYGLNEFGQQGNMPGEYAGKNLRAEATAKAQADIDASGKEYDFTFILHAGYDESGVWQEFGEMMFQTAEDVSKEFGPPFEGFPNSANTRYVPWTSWLAAKSIWSSASRGVSIQGENDGMGTFAHEFGHIMNLGDNYNNPYGKPVSRSYSGPWELMSRGSFNGPAGPHTRWMVLPTLGGSAPSHHMLRNKIKQGFLSEDQYLNISREDLAESGPVFADILARAVPAGEEFGRSGLHGINISMEDLTPKNSLEDDWRADMQRGEKWYNNYTVEVVDRVGFDSFTPDSGVLLAKTKNTEAAPNIWVIDSHSEDINQVDFKRPDGTEAMYSKGDYRQLSDSLFKAGTAEGVVSEYKDEHNRLHFYILKKKLDDEGALSYRVAVRNMDGSSSFTRGVAAQKGKTEFAAPGKVAAYYFKVTNTGESADLFRLNAKTDAGWELMLENNVIEVQAGETVEVPVYVKIPNTKPVPTNLTFTTASETDSAKSATAIRRIGPGAGK
- a CDS encoding sigma 54-interacting transcriptional regulator encodes the protein MPESMSLQNDEQFHVKNWMTPSPFCIQPGQTLAEASKKMVNLHLESLPVLDETNGLVGMITSRKLLNYFAQGNSGDDLIGSIPKSNLAVVRPDDSILDILSLPYDQLPVIGEDGTLLGILTTRDILDGLSKYMHKLRQQHNANGALGAILESAYEGIAVVDENGILQEFNEAYSRFTGIKREDAIGRHVTEVIDNTHLHETVKTGIAERGVLQNIQGHDMVVHRIPLWKEGRIAGAIGMLIFEGVTEVYKIYEKLQENQNAKPDLFTKKKESDSRITLDQIIGTSEGITDVKRLARKAARTAATVLITGESGTGKEMFAKSIHHLSPFSTGPFISVNCGAIPEHLFESELFGYEEGAFTGAKKGGKPGKFELADNGTIFLDEIGEMPLVMQTKLLRVLQEKEAERVGSVKKYQINVRVIAATNRDLMQMIENGEFREDLYYRLNIIQLHIPPLRERKKDIPILLVHYLKEICERYQVPGKIFTSEAVNAFVQHPWRGNIREMVNTVEQLVTLVDGKVIDNHHLPEMLKRTEPFMKEGKEPSLAAGSIEEARFLGNQREAELILDALRKAGGNKSKAADLLGIHRTTLYQKLKKHGIT
- a CDS encoding iron-containing alcohol dehydrogenase; the protein is MEKPAVFRVPEAIFYGRGSSEKVGAEAALRGKKALIISDKIMDQLGYVSECRTFLQEAGVKSEVYLGVASEPTDEYVAEALALFQEEQCDLVISVGGGSCIDTAKAIAVLAANGGYIGDYMGGKKLAQNAPVPHIAIPTTAGTGSEATDVTVITNSSNDVKMMIKQPAFMPSVAIVDPLLTISSPKNVTSATGVDALSHAIEAYLSKKAHPMTDTMAISAMRLIVENILTAYNEGQNIDAREAMSLGSLQAGMAFSNASVCLVHGMSRPIGALFHVPHGISNAMLLPAVLEFSQEACVDRLADIGRIFQPENESLTREKAAEIAVQSVKNLCLKLNIPNLRGWGIDEEAFKAAVGKMATDAIDSGSPGNNPRVPTQSELEELYHVCYEYQFSSETEKV
- a CDS encoding GntP family permease, with the translated sequence MIGILGLIASLILLMYLTMKGVNIIIAAIISAVVVALTGGLNLETALTEHYMTGFTNYFYSWFLIFLLGAVFGKIMQVTKAADSIANWVKDTLGPSRAVFAVVAAAAIMTYGGVSLFVVGFAVYPIAVSLFKVANLPHRFIPAALVFGSISFTMTAPGSPEIQNLIPTEFFGTKPTAGGIIGVLMALIIMITGGILLSRMVKKAVQNGEVFSLPNQPSNAANESAAALEAELSMQRPDAAPPGKDFPHVLMAILPLASVIAILNTAANFTSSTAAALISLTSGIILACVLMIKYLVGFWEALAKGAQDALVAAANTCAVVGFGSVAAQVAAFDTFVDALVNIPGPPLMGLAIAVTLICGITGSASGGLGIALPILAPMYMAQGLDPGAMHRISALASGGLDSLPHNGYVVTTIRAICGETHKRAYWPIFILSAAMPTAVLFLAVILYSIF
- a CDS encoding CoA-acylating methylmalonate-semialdehyde dehydrogenase; this encodes MTATTTKVLKNFINGEWVDANTDKFEVVPNPATGEELARTPISTREDVDKAVQAAKEAFKTWSKTPVPKRARTLFKYQQLLVENWDELAKLITQENGKNYKEAYGEVQRGIECVEFAAGAPSLMMGKQLPDIATNIESGMYRYPVGVIGGITPFNFPMMVPCWMFPLAIACGNTFVLKPSERTPILANRLAELFTEAGLPAGVFNIVHGAHDVVNSLIDHKDVPAISFVGSQPVAEYIYKSATANGKRVQALAGAKNHSIVMPDADLDGAVKEIIAAAYGSAGERCMACSVVVAVDSVADELVAKLNEQAGQLTIGNGMDEDVFLGPVIRQENKERTSGYIEIGEKEGATLVRDGRKDEAFYENGYFIGPTIFDHVDPSMKIWKEEIFAPVLSVVRVKNLEEAIELTNKSDFGNGACLFTDSGSSVRYFRENIEVGMLGVNIGVPAPMAFFPFSGWKNSFYGDLHANGTDGVEFYTRRKMLTARW
- a CDS encoding PTS sugar transporter subunit IIB; the encoded protein is MKKLLIMCGTGIATSTIVTGKVKSWLEENNLQTKVKLYQSKISEELGRIDEYDIIVSTTLVPDNIKSKVIDGVPLLTGIGKEAMFDKIKEQILA
- a CDS encoding L-ribulose-5-phosphate 4-epimerase, with the protein product MYQVWKQLVCDANKALKDLQLVKWTSGNVSYRDKESNKVIIKPSGVHFDVLKPEDMVVLDLDGNVVEGRLKPSVDTASHLFVYRNRDDIHSIVHTHSPFATSFAIRGLGIPSYTTTAANMFKECVPCSDFAAIGEDEIGKQIIDHIGDLPAVLLRNHGVFTVGKEIEDALKAAVLLEETAEYAHYATLHEPDLAPLSRDIVLQCNDFYKTSYGQNEKTNNTI
- a CDS encoding PTS transporter subunit IIC, which gives rise to MSVLQWFVDLGASVMLPILLFIFGIVLGTKPSKAFKAGLTVGIGFIGLNLVIGLLTSSLGPAAKAMVDNFGFQLDTIDVGWPAAAAISYGTALGSLAIPLGIGLNVVLLITGLTKTLDVDIWDYWHCAFTGSLVYALTGNFALGLYTIAIHLVVIFFLGDLIAKDIEKFYGFPKITFPHGASAPSYLVAKPLNWVFDRIPGFNKLEANPETIQKRLGIFGDSTVMGVLIGIVIGFLAGYSVKEVMQLAVQTGAVMMLMPRMVSLLMEGLAPISEAASDFVRKRMPGRDLYIGMDSALSVGHPAVLSASLIIVPITLFLAVILPGNTVLPFGDLATIPFLVCLMTPVFRGNIIRTVVAGTLYMAVGLLIASWAAPLITDAAIAANFDMAGNSSISALVDGAVWTTFIFVGLAKVLSWTGITLIGLVAFGGLIYLNKIKPKREAKLNNDTGVSL
- a CDS encoding PTS sugar transporter subunit IIA, producing the protein MFFDKKITLFDLEACDRQDALRQMVNSLRSANLVAASFEQGIIEREESFPTGLAVEPFGVAIPHTDADKVISPQIAFASLKNPVKFLVMGNSEQKEIDVSLIFMLALKNPADQLTMLQHLMEIIQDHTLLSKFSNCKTQNEFGDLLKKIGLE